In the Candidatus Binatia bacterium genome, one interval contains:
- the rpmF gene encoding 50S ribosomal protein L32, which yields MAVPKRKTSKSKRNKRRAHDALVPVTVTLCPECGEPKLPHRVCAHCGSYRGRKVVNIGVD from the coding sequence ATGGCTGTACCAAAAAGAAAGACATCAAAGTCCAAGCGTAACAAGCGGCGCGCTCACGACGCCTTGGTGCCAGTGACCGTCACCCTGTGCCCCGAGTGTGGAGAGCCAAAACTTCCGCACCGAGTTTGTGCGCACTGTGGGTCGTACCGAGGCCGGAAGGTCGTCAACATTGGCGTTGACTAA
- the fabG gene encoding 3-oxoacyl-[acyl-carrier-protein] reductase, protein MSGELAGQVALVTGGSRGIGRAIATRLARAGARVVVNYLQNQEAALATVQAISAEGGEAEAIAFDVSDAQAVQGAVKEVVGRHGRIDILVNNAGGTSDQLLLRLNEEEWDRVLRVNLTGTFLCTKAVLRSMLRSRYGRIVNISSVAGHLGNIGQTAYSAAKAGIEGFSRSLAREVATRNITVNVVAPGFIATEMVDRLPEELKQVYLQLIPMERWGKPEEVAETVLFLVQPAAAYITGQVIGVNGGLYM, encoded by the coding sequence GTGAGTGGGGAGCTTGCTGGGCAGGTGGCTTTAGTGACGGGTGGCTCGCGTGGGATTGGCCGGGCCATTGCGACTAGGTTGGCCAGAGCCGGAGCGCGGGTCGTCGTAAATTACTTGCAAAACCAAGAGGCCGCATTGGCCACCGTTCAGGCAATTTCCGCTGAGGGTGGAGAAGCTGAGGCGATTGCTTTTGATGTGAGCGATGCGCAAGCTGTGCAAGGTGCCGTCAAAGAAGTGGTCGGCCGTCACGGCCGCATTGATATTCTGGTGAACAACGCTGGCGGCACATCGGATCAACTTCTTTTACGGTTGAACGAAGAGGAGTGGGATCGCGTTTTGCGGGTCAATCTGACCGGCACCTTCTTGTGCACCAAAGCCGTTCTTCGTTCGATGTTGCGTTCTCGCTACGGCCGTATCGTGAACATCAGTTCGGTGGCGGGCCATTTGGGAAACATCGGGCAGACCGCCTACTCTGCTGCGAAGGCGGGTATCGAGGGATTCTCACGATCGTTGGCGAGGGAAGTGGCGACCCGGAACATTACGGTAAATGTCGTCGCCCCAGGGTTCATTGCAACGGAAATGGTCGACAGACTCCCCGAGGAGCTAAAGCAGGTGTACCTTCAGTTGATCCCGATGGAGCGTTGGGGCAAACCTGAAGAGGTTGCAGAGACAGTCCTGTTTCTAGTACAGCCTGCGGCAGCGTACATTACCGGCCAAGTGATCGGTGTGAATGGCGGACTGTACATGTGA
- a CDS encoding copper resistance protein CopC, which translates to MSRQATVSAIAGVLFASVPTLSLRPNVCWAHARLLRSEPVNREVLRSSPPMIRLWFNELLDRGFHSIEVFVASELKAKRRRNLASGSPEVNPDDRTELRVRIPELSPGEYVVEYRVLSRDGHSAPGRITFEIRAPEEP; encoded by the coding sequence ATGAGCCGGCAAGCGACGGTTTCTGCAATAGCAGGCGTTCTCTTTGCTTCGGTTCCAACTCTGAGCTTGCGGCCGAACGTGTGTTGGGCGCATGCTCGTCTGTTGCGTTCGGAACCTGTCAATCGCGAAGTGCTGCGGAGCTCACCGCCGATGATTCGCTTGTGGTTTAACGAGCTGCTCGATCGCGGCTTTCACTCAATCGAAGTATTTGTCGCTTCGGAGCTCAAGGCAAAACGCCGGCGCAACCTGGCATCCGGTTCCCCAGAGGTGAATCCAGACGATCGTACGGAGCTGCGTGTTCGCATCCCGGAGTTGTCTCCTGGAGAGTACGTGGTCGAGTACCGGGTGCTGTCGCGTGACGGTCATAGCGCCCCGGGGCGAATCACTTTTGAAATTCGGGCCCCGGAGGAGCCGTAG
- a CDS encoding serine hydroxymethyltransferase: MSELARTDPEIYRILRLEAQRQEYNLELIASENIVSRSVLEAQGSILTNKYAEGYPGKRYYGGCEYVDMAEQLAIDRAKLLFGADYVNVQPHSGSQANMAVYFSQLEPGDTILAMDLTHGGHLTHGSPVNFSGKFFKVIPYGVRRDDERIDYEQVAALAREHRPRMIVVGYSAYPREIDFAKFRAIADDVGATVMADIAHFAGLVAAGIHPSPIPYCEFVTTTTHKTLRGPRGGMIMCKEPYAKSIASSVFPGNQGGPLMHVIAAKAVAFQEALQPEFKAYQRQVVANAKALCRALQARGFRAVSGGTDNHLMLIDLRPSELTGKVAQETLDRAHITVNKNTVPFETRSPFVTSGIRIGTPAVTTRGMKEGEMEIIADFITRALQNVGNDKVLQSIADDVVSLCKKFPIGYEQLFG, encoded by the coding sequence ATGAGCGAACTCGCTCGGACCGACCCCGAGATTTATCGCATCTTGCGGCTGGAGGCCCAGCGACAGGAGTACAACCTGGAGCTGATTGCTTCCGAAAACATTGTGAGCCGTAGCGTCCTCGAGGCGCAGGGCTCCATCCTGACGAACAAGTACGCTGAAGGCTACCCGGGCAAGCGGTACTATGGGGGTTGCGAGTACGTGGACATGGCCGAGCAACTAGCCATTGATCGTGCCAAGCTCCTTTTTGGTGCAGACTATGTGAACGTGCAGCCGCACTCTGGGTCGCAGGCGAACATGGCTGTGTACTTTTCGCAGCTGGAGCCTGGGGACACGATCCTAGCGATGGACCTGACGCACGGGGGGCATTTAACCCACGGAAGCCCGGTCAACTTTTCTGGCAAGTTTTTCAAGGTGATCCCGTACGGGGTTCGGCGGGACGATGAGCGCATCGACTACGAACAAGTCGCTGCGCTTGCCCGTGAACATCGACCGCGGATGATTGTCGTGGGTTACAGTGCCTATCCACGCGAGATCGATTTCGCCAAATTTCGCGCCATTGCCGACGACGTAGGCGCGACAGTGATGGCGGACATCGCGCACTTTGCAGGTTTGGTTGCGGCAGGCATTCATCCCTCTCCGATTCCCTACTGTGAATTTGTGACCACCACGACGCACAAAACACTGCGAGGCCCCCGTGGCGGTATGATCATGTGTAAAGAGCCGTATGCGAAAAGCATCGCCTCGTCAGTGTTCCCAGGAAATCAAGGTGGGCCTCTCATGCACGTGATCGCGGCCAAAGCAGTAGCGTTCCAGGAGGCACTGCAACCGGAATTTAAGGCTTACCAACGACAAGTGGTGGCGAATGCAAAGGCGTTGTGCCGGGCGTTACAGGCGCGGGGATTTCGGGCAGTGTCAGGCGGCACCGATAACCATTTGATGCTCATTGATCTTCGGCCATCGGAGCTCACGGGTAAAGTGGCGCAAGAAACGCTCGACCGAGCCCACATTACGGTCAACAAGAATACCGTGCCCTTCGAAACCCGATCTCCATTTGTGACCAGTGGTATTCGCATTGGCACCCCCGCGGTGACGACCCGGGGCATGAAAGAAGGCGAGATGGAGATCATCGCCGATTTTATTACACGCGCGCTGCAGAACGTGGGAAACGATAAGGTCTTACAGTCTATTGCCGACGACGTGGTCTCTCTCTGCAAGAAATTCCCGATCGGCTACGAGCAGTTGTTTGGATGA
- the ccsA gene encoding cytochrome c biogenesis protein CcsA — protein MHTSPIGGVWLERIVPPACGAAMFLALAAVFIYVPTDRVQGVVQRIFYVHVPLAVVTFIAFGVTAVASAIYLWRNDAKWDRIAYVSAEIGVLYCTLVLITGPIWAKPIWGTWWTWDARLTTTLILWLIYVAYLMLRNLTVDPEQGARYAAILGIMGALDIPIINRSVYWWRTIHPAVLVTREGGTGLTDPRMQITLLIAFIAVLLLFVWLLRVRAAQARLQETIWAIERSLLQRY, from the coding sequence ATGCATACTTCCCCGATTGGTGGCGTCTGGCTCGAACGCATCGTGCCTCCGGCGTGCGGTGCCGCAATGTTTTTGGCCCTGGCGGCGGTGTTTATCTACGTTCCAACCGATCGCGTGCAGGGGGTTGTCCAGCGAATCTTTTATGTCCACGTTCCTCTCGCGGTAGTGACATTCATCGCGTTCGGGGTTACTGCGGTTGCGAGCGCCATCTACCTCTGGCGGAATGATGCCAAATGGGATCGCATCGCCTACGTGAGCGCGGAGATCGGCGTTTTGTACTGTACCCTTGTCTTGATCACCGGCCCGATTTGGGCAAAGCCGATTTGGGGTACCTGGTGGACATGGGATGCGCGGCTTACAACCACACTTATTCTCTGGCTCATTTACGTTGCCTACCTGATGCTCCGCAATCTCACCGTCGATCCGGAGCAGGGCGCACGTTATGCCGCAATTTTGGGAATCATGGGCGCGCTCGATATTCCTATCATCAACCGCTCCGTGTATTGGTGGCGCACCATTCACCCGGCCGTTTTAGTCACTCGCGAAGGGGGCACCGGCCTCACGGATCCGCGCATGCAGATCACTCTCCTGATCGCGTTCATCGCAGTGTTGTTATTGTTTGTCTGGCTCTTGCGCGTGCGCGCTGCGCAAGCACGCCTGCAAGAAACCATTTGGGCCATAGAACGATCTCTGTTGCAGCGGTACTAA
- a CDS encoding heme exporter protein CcmB, with product MWELVKKDLLLEWRTREVLAAVLLMGVLTLLVLSFAFDPTSPQRTSAAPGAFWVAFLFAAVYGFGRAFAPDERNDAWQGLLLSPLDRGTLYLAKVTSTLVYLLVAAATLIVLFVVLFDVELTAACWPWFVATGLAALGLSALGTIFSAVSIRTRAREIMLPLLLLPLVVPLFLGGVEVTQRSLQGQALGDAVAWLHLMVGFDIAALVVAWLLFEYVVEQ from the coding sequence ATGTGGGAGCTCGTTAAGAAGGATTTGCTGCTCGAGTGGCGGACGCGGGAGGTACTGGCCGCCGTCTTACTCATGGGGGTTTTGACTCTCCTCGTGCTGAGCTTTGCGTTCGACCCAACCTCACCCCAACGCACGAGCGCTGCCCCGGGCGCATTTTGGGTGGCCTTTTTGTTCGCCGCAGTTTACGGATTTGGTCGGGCATTCGCTCCCGATGAGCGAAACGACGCCTGGCAAGGGCTGTTGCTCAGCCCACTCGATCGGGGGACTCTGTACCTGGCTAAGGTTACTTCGACCCTCGTATACCTTTTGGTGGCGGCGGCGACCCTGATTGTCTTGTTTGTGGTATTGTTTGACGTCGAACTTACTGCCGCTTGTTGGCCGTGGTTTGTTGCCACGGGGCTCGCCGCCTTAGGGCTATCCGCATTAGGCACGATCTTCTCCGCGGTTTCGATTCGCACCCGTGCCCGGGAAATCATGCTGCCACTTCTGTTATTACCGCTGGTGGTCCCGCTCTTCTTAGGTGGGGTCGAAGTCACCCAGCGTTCTTTGCAAGGCCAAGCACTGGGCGACGCCGTGGCCTGGCTCCATCTAATGGTAGGTTTTGATATTGCAGCACTGGTTGTTGCTTGGTTGCTGTTCGAATATGTAGTGGAACAGTGA
- a CDS encoding DUF177 domain-containing protein — protein MKLIVRDIQEEPRRVVYEEPVGALNALLAAGGVCDFELPRNASVRLDYYRVGVEVFLQGHITGQAIGHCARCLESYPFEFGTDFSLVLVPREDLPVNMELTEDDLDLAYYQGEEIDLGPIVDEHIILALPTRPLCNEACRGLCPTCGVNRNIHPCACETEQRDPRWAALREIKLTR, from the coding sequence GTGAAGCTTATTGTCCGCGACATTCAAGAGGAGCCACGCAGAGTCGTCTACGAGGAGCCAGTTGGTGCGCTGAACGCGCTGCTGGCCGCTGGCGGAGTGTGCGATTTTGAGCTGCCGCGCAATGCGAGCGTGCGGCTAGATTATTACCGGGTCGGCGTCGAGGTCTTCCTGCAGGGGCACATCACGGGACAGGCGATTGGCCATTGTGCTCGGTGCCTCGAAAGTTACCCCTTTGAGTTCGGCACGGACTTTTCGTTGGTGTTGGTGCCTCGGGAGGATCTCCCGGTCAATATGGAACTCACTGAGGATGATCTCGATCTCGCCTATTATCAGGGCGAAGAGATTGACCTTGGCCCGATCGTCGATGAACACATCATCCTCGCACTGCCCACGCGCCCGCTTTGCAATGAGGCGTGCCGAGGATTGTGCCCCACTTGTGGGGTGAACAGAAACATACATCCCTGCGCTTGCGAAACTGAGCAGAGGGACCCACGGTGGGCGGCCCTTAGAGAAATTAAACTGACTCGTTAG
- the acpP gene encoding acyl carrier protein translates to MASSVEAKVKEIIAEQLGVSEDEVTPSASFIEDLGADSLDIVELIMALEEEYDLEISDEEAEKIRTVQDVIDYIESHKQSAR, encoded by the coding sequence ATGGCGTCATCGGTCGAAGCAAAGGTAAAGGAGATCATTGCCGAGCAGCTTGGAGTCAGTGAGGATGAGGTGACCCCCTCGGCATCGTTTATCGAGGATTTAGGTGCTGACTCGCTCGATATCGTCGAGCTGATCATGGCCCTCGAGGAGGAATACGATTTGGAGATCAGTGACGAGGAGGCGGAAAAGATTCGTACTGTCCAAGATGTGATCGATTACATTGAGTCCCACAAGCAAAGCGCACGATGA
- the fabD gene encoding ACP S-malonyltransferase, with amino-acid sequence MKAILLFPGQGSQTVGMGRALYERHAYVRELFAEADEVLGFGLTRLCLEGPADQLTLTANAQPALLLVSTAYWFVLQREHGIQPVAAAGHSLGEFSALVAAGSLVFAEALRLVHERGRAMQAAVAPGRGAMAAIFGLDADALAALCRKHSQGSVVSPANFNGAGQIVIAGERQAVGRVVAAAKEVGAKRAVFLQVSAPFHCELMVPAAARLEEVLSETKICPTVFPVLSNVTAEPYPSDVSEMRQLLVRQVTAPVQWERCVRSLVEYSCGTAIEVGPGRVLTNLAKRMVAHWNCLSADDLDGLRGMP; translated from the coding sequence ATGAAGGCGATCTTACTCTTCCCCGGCCAAGGGTCACAGACCGTTGGCATGGGGAGAGCTCTTTACGAGCGTCACGCTTATGTAAGGGAGCTCTTTGCCGAGGCCGACGAAGTCCTGGGGTTTGGGCTCACGCGCCTTTGCCTGGAGGGGCCCGCGGACCAACTGACCCTCACCGCTAATGCTCAGCCGGCTTTGCTTTTAGTGAGCACGGCATACTGGTTTGTATTGCAGCGGGAGCACGGCATCCAGCCAGTTGCGGCTGCTGGGCACAGCTTGGGAGAGTTCAGTGCGCTGGTCGCGGCCGGGTCGCTCGTCTTTGCCGAGGCTTTGCGTTTGGTTCACGAACGGGGACGGGCCATGCAAGCCGCAGTTGCCCCAGGACGAGGTGCCATGGCGGCAATTTTCGGACTGGATGCGGATGCCCTGGCGGCTCTATGCCGCAAGCACTCGCAAGGTAGTGTGGTGTCGCCAGCGAATTTCAATGGCGCTGGGCAGATCGTGATTGCTGGTGAGAGACAGGCGGTGGGCCGGGTTGTCGCCGCAGCAAAAGAGGTAGGAGCCAAGCGGGCGGTTTTCCTTCAGGTAAGTGCTCCCTTCCATTGCGAGCTCATGGTACCGGCCGCGGCCCGCCTGGAGGAAGTCCTTTCTGAGACAAAAATTTGCCCGACAGTCTTTCCCGTGCTGTCGAACGTTACCGCGGAGCCATACCCGTCCGACGTATCGGAAATGCGACAGTTGTTGGTGCGGCAAGTAACGGCGCCAGTTCAGTGGGAACGGTGTGTCCGCTCGCTGGTCGAGTATTCGTGCGGCACAGCCATCGAGGTTGGGCCAGGGAGAGTTTTGACGAATCTTGCGAAAAGAATGGTTGCGCACTGGAACTGCCTTTCGGCGGATGATCTCGACGGACTTCGGGGGATGCCGTGA
- a CDS encoding CopD family protein, translating to MEHSLLHGLQLLGLIVVGGTFWFLLLAFLAGITSERREAVDLACLWGRRASWTAGLAALADLFVQVAEVKGRTVFGGVDPTLVASFVASTTVGQMGFARAILLLLCGLALAIPLRTPGVLTALPFYVVSATLAAAVSHAGAQPEKTILAVALHLAHIMALSAWIGVLLHLWLGRRQWIEPDTGDAAARWVRLLAWFSPVAGSSAALVFVTGVLAAVRFVPSLRDLFVSAYGLTLLLKLVLVAVVGVAGAYNFLVAVPRLKQAAREFTAVAWFSATRRFHRSLELEATAAFLVVIVAGIVGSISPPGADGSVTLSREQVAVLMTPKLPSTSFVDPTLFVGDWERNRFDLLYSEFMHNWSGLGVTLMATLWLLQAAGGRVEMVASKVWPAFLVPFALFIAIFADPEVFLLRQVKFREALSDPVVLEHQAGAIMVLALAWLGWRDRYRPASQRPLGPGLPILMIVGSVLLLGHAHASVRSTQELTNIINVQHAVFGTLGLLAGVTRWLMLRGIIPSAAARFLWPVLVMLLGLFMTFFYREVL from the coding sequence GTGGAACATTCGCTGCTCCATGGTTTGCAGCTTCTCGGTCTGATCGTCGTGGGTGGAACCTTTTGGTTCCTCCTCCTTGCATTTCTCGCGGGGATAACGTCCGAAAGGCGTGAGGCGGTGGACCTCGCTTGCTTGTGGGGGCGGCGCGCAAGCTGGACTGCTGGGCTCGCTGCCCTTGCGGACCTTTTTGTGCAAGTAGCCGAAGTGAAGGGGCGTACGGTGTTCGGCGGAGTGGATCCGACGTTGGTAGCGTCGTTCGTCGCTTCGACGACCGTAGGACAAATGGGTTTTGCACGGGCAATTCTTCTGCTGCTGTGCGGTCTAGCTTTGGCGATTCCGCTGCGAACCCCGGGGGTTCTCACTGCCCTGCCCTTCTATGTAGTGTCGGCGACACTCGCGGCTGCGGTGAGCCATGCGGGGGCGCAGCCAGAGAAAACCATCCTGGCCGTGGCATTGCACTTAGCCCACATCATGGCACTGTCTGCTTGGATTGGCGTTCTTTTGCACCTTTGGCTAGGCCGCCGACAATGGATCGAACCTGACACTGGTGACGCTGCTGCACGATGGGTCAGGCTGCTTGCGTGGTTTTCCCCAGTTGCGGGGTCTTCTGCTGCTCTCGTTTTCGTCACAGGCGTGCTCGCGGCTGTTCGTTTTGTACCCTCACTGCGGGATCTGTTTGTCTCCGCTTACGGGCTCACCCTGCTTTTGAAGCTGGTTCTCGTGGCGGTGGTCGGAGTTGCCGGCGCGTATAACTTTTTGGTCGCAGTGCCTCGCCTGAAACAAGCAGCGCGAGAATTTACCGCGGTTGCCTGGTTTTCCGCGACGCGGCGATTTCACCGCAGCTTGGAGTTGGAGGCGACAGCCGCCTTTCTCGTGGTCATCGTGGCCGGGATTGTCGGTTCCATTTCTCCCCCAGGAGCGGATGGCTCAGTAACCCTTAGCCGCGAACAGGTGGCTGTTTTGATGACTCCGAAGCTCCCCTCAACATCCTTCGTGGACCCCACGCTTTTTGTCGGCGATTGGGAGCGGAACCGCTTCGATCTTTTGTACTCCGAGTTCATGCATAATTGGTCGGGCTTAGGGGTAACGTTGATGGCCACGTTGTGGCTGCTTCAGGCCGCGGGTGGTCGAGTCGAAATGGTCGCCTCGAAGGTCTGGCCTGCTTTCCTCGTGCCTTTTGCTCTCTTCATCGCAATCTTCGCTGATCCGGAGGTATTTCTGTTGCGTCAGGTGAAGTTTCGAGAGGCACTGAGCGACCCCGTGGTGTTGGAACATCAAGCGGGTGCGATCATGGTGTTGGCTCTGGCGTGGCTCGGGTGGCGTGACCGTTATCGACCCGCCTCGCAGCGGCCGCTCGGCCCCGGACTGCCGATTTTGATGATCGTGGGAAGCGTGTTGCTACTCGGGCACGCACACGCGTCGGTACGGTCCACCCAGGAGTTGACCAACATCATCAATGTCCAACACGCCGTCTTCGGTACACTTGGCTTGCTGGCCGGCGTGACACGGTGGCTGATGCTCCGCGGTATCATCCCTTCGGCAGCGGCACGATTTCTCTGGCCCGTCTTGGTGATGCTGCTAGGCCTCTTTATGACGTTTTTCTACCGCGAGGTACTTTGA
- a CDS encoding ABC transporter ATP-binding protein: MTFAQRGSPQDSSVQQSACVQSSGLGKRLGYDWALRSVDVQIRRGEAVVLVGPNGAGKSTLLKLFATLWSPSEGTLRLFGKSPGDQACWIRGQIGYLGHSSLLYPQLTVRENLTLYARLYGVPRPRERVSEVCEQLGLIGWRERPVGSLSRGLEQRAGLARALIHDPKLLLLDEPLTGIDAEGRDLVMGYLGTICRGEARTLVMSTHDFAQAETFCQRVICLRSGRIVYDGPMPRVLVNAYKQWMRTAM; the protein is encoded by the coding sequence ATGACGTTTGCGCAACGGGGCTCGCCGCAGGACTCCAGTGTTCAGCAATCAGCCTGTGTCCAATCGAGCGGGCTCGGAAAGCGCTTGGGCTATGATTGGGCTTTGCGTTCGGTGGATGTCCAGATTCGCCGAGGGGAAGCGGTAGTGCTCGTTGGCCCGAACGGAGCGGGGAAGAGCACCTTGTTAAAACTCTTTGCAACCTTGTGGTCTCCTAGCGAGGGCACTCTGCGGCTGTTTGGAAAATCCCCTGGGGATCAGGCGTGCTGGATTCGTGGACAAATTGGGTACCTGGGCCACTCAAGTCTCCTGTATCCCCAGCTCACCGTAAGAGAGAACCTCACTCTCTACGCGCGTTTGTATGGTGTTCCTAGGCCTCGCGAGAGGGTTTCCGAAGTTTGCGAGCAGCTTGGGTTAATCGGCTGGCGAGAACGCCCGGTTGGTAGCCTCTCGCGAGGGCTCGAGCAGCGCGCCGGACTTGCAAGGGCGCTTATTCACGACCCAAAGCTACTGCTGCTGGACGAGCCGTTAACCGGAATCGATGCTGAGGGCCGCGACCTAGTGATGGGTTACTTGGGGACCATCTGCAGGGGTGAAGCGAGGACGTTGGTGATGTCGACGCACGACTTCGCTCAGGCGGAAACCTTTTGCCAACGAGTCATTTGCTTGCGCTCCGGCCGTATCGTTTACGATGGCCCGATGCCGCGGGTCCTGGTTAATGCGTACAAGCAGTGGATGCGTACCGCGATGTGA